The genomic stretch GCCCCTGGATGAACTGAACCGCGCGATTCTGTACCAGCTGAAAGACGGCAGGCGATCTTTTCGCCGTATTGCCGAAGAGATCGCTGTAACCGAGAATACAGTACGCTCCAGAGTCAACCGGATGCTTGAATCCGGGGTAATGGAGATTCGCGCCCTGGTGGAGCCTGAGGCGGTTCCCGGCGGCCAGCTGGCTGTGGTGGGAATAAAACTGGCTACCATGGACCTGGTAAACAAGGGAGAAGAGATCAGCCGTCTCAAAGGGGTCGTCTCCGTAAAGGTCGTAACCGGACGCTTCGATCTGATTATAGAGGTCCTGCTTACCGAAGGCTTCGGTCTTCTGGAATTCTACACCCAGGAGGTCTCCCGGGTGCAGGAGATCGATTCAGTCGAGACCTTTATCGTCTACAAAAGCTACAACAGCAAAGTCCCGTTTAATCAAAGCCCTCAGGAACTCCCGGAGGATGAGGAACTCTCCGGTTCAGGGAGGAATTAATATGACAGCCTTACAACGGACACCCCTTTTTTCAGCCTATGCCGACAGCGAAGAGGTAAAACTCA from Marispirochaeta sp. encodes the following:
- a CDS encoding Lrp/AsnC family transcriptional regulator; this translates as MPLDELNRAILYQLKDGRRSFRRIAEEIAVTENTVRSRVNRMLESGVMEIRALVEPEAVPGGQLAVVGIKLATMDLVNKGEEISRLKGVVSVKVVTGRFDLIIEVLLTEGFGLLEFYTQEVSRVQEIDSVETFIVYKSYNSKVPFNQSPQELPEDEELSGSGRN